The Treponema phagedenis DNA segment ATTATTAGCCCACGGAATTGAAAAAATCATCATCGGAACCGGTCATTGCAACGAGTATTATGAACGATTGGCAAAAAAATATCCTGCAATTATAACGATAAAAAATGAAAATTACGCAAATACCGGCAGCATGGGAACCTTGGAAATATGCGCACCGCTCGTTCAAGAAGATTTTTTACTCTTAGAATCCGATCTCATTTATGATTCTATCGGTTTATTTACGCTTATAAACGAGCAACGTAAAAATCTTATTTTAGCAAGCGGCGCAACAAACTCAGGCGACGAAGTATATTTACAAGCGGATTCCGACGGTAATTTAACGGGACTTTCAAAAAACAAAAATGAATTAAAAACCGTCTGTGGAGAATTGGTCGGTATTAGCCGCTTAACTAAATCGGTGTTAGATGCGATGTGCGCCCATGCAGCTGCTCATCATGCGGATACTCCAAAAATGGAATATGAGCACGCACTTTTGGCTATTGCCGGAACACAAGCTATCGCAATAAAAAAGATAGAATATTTTACATGGCGGGAAATCGACAATGAAGAACATTTGCAAATGGCGATACAAAATATTTACCCGCGCATTGCGGAAAACGAAAGTTTGCGCAGGGTTCGCCGCGAAGTTTTGCTCAATCCCGGGCCGGCCACTACCACTGACAGTGTAAAATATGCACAAGTTGTGGCGGATATTTGCCCGCGGGAAAAAGAATTCGGAAACATGATGCAATGGATTTGCGATGAGCTAAAACTTTTTGCACTTGGAAAAAATACCGATCCCGATCGGTATGAGACTATTTTGTTTGCCTGCTCCGGAACCGGTGCCGATGAAGTGATGGTTTCATCCTGCGTTCCCGATGACGGACATTTATTGGTTATCGATAATGGCTCCTATGGTGCGCGTATTGCAAAAATAGCCGAAGTATACAAGATACCGATGACCGTATTCAAAAGCTCAACCTATGAGCCCATTGATCTCGCCAAACTTGAGGCTGAGTTTGCCTCAAAAAAATACACGCATCTTGCCTGTGTTTATCACGAAACAACAACAGGCTTGTTGAATCCTTTGCACATCATTTGTCCGATGGCAAAAAAATATGGAATGACCACAATCGTCGATGCGGTAAGTGCTTATTGTGGTATTCCGATGGATTTAAAAACACTTTGTATAGATTTTATGGCTTCAACCAGCAATAAAAACATCCAAGGGATGGCAGGCGTCGGCTTTATCATTGCAAACAAAACGGAGCTTGAAAAAACCAAAAACTATCCGATGCGTAACTATTATCTCAATTTATATGACCAATACCTGCATTTTGCAAAAACAAAGCAAACCCGCTTTACTCCGCCCGTCCAAACACTGTACGCATTGCGCCAAGCTATTATCGAAACCAAACAGGAAACAGTGCAAAAACGATATGAACGCTATACCGCATGTTGGGAGATTTTAGTAAAAGCGATAAAAAAACTCGGACTCAAAATGCTTGTAAAAGAAGAACATCAAAGCCATTTGATAACCGCAATTTTAGAACCAGAAACCGAAAAATACAGCTTTCAGGTTCTGCATGATTTTGCCGCATCACACGCTTTCACCATTTATCCGGGTAAACTCGGCAATCTGAACACATTTAGAATCGCCAACATCGGCGACATACAACCCGAAGAAATGCAGCGCTTCACCCTTAAACTGGAAGAATATCTGCGGGAAATTGGAGTTTGAGTTTTGTATAGTTGAGTATTTCAAATACTTTAATATAAATAACGAAAAATAATTTCAATTAAAGGAAACCTAATGAAACATTCAGTAGCGTTAATCGGCTGCGGCCGCATTAGTTTTAAACATATAGAAGCCTTTGTTGCAATGCAAGATAGGGTTGATTTAATTGCCGTATGTGATCCTATTTTGGAGCGCGCTCAA contains these protein-coding regions:
- a CDS encoding 2-aminoethylphosphonate aminotransferase — encoded protein: MIREAVILAGGLGSRLKNKTKTMPKGFIEIDGVAIVEQSVKKLLAHGIEKIIIGTGHCNEYYERLAKKYPAIITIKNENYANTGSMGTLEICAPLVQEDFLLLESDLIYDSIGLFTLINEQRKNLILASGATNSGDEVYLQADSDGNLTGLSKNKNELKTVCGELVGISRLTKSVLDAMCAHAAAHHADTPKMEYEHALLAIAGTQAIAIKKIEYFTWREIDNEEHLQMAIQNIYPRIAENESLRRVRREVLLNPGPATTTDSVKYAQVVADICPREKEFGNMMQWICDELKLFALGKNTDPDRYETILFACSGTGADEVMVSSCVPDDGHLLVIDNGSYGARIAKIAEVYKIPMTVFKSSTYEPIDLAKLEAEFASKKYTHLACVYHETTTGLLNPLHIICPMAKKYGMTTIVDAVSAYCGIPMDLKTLCIDFMASTSNKNIQGMAGVGFIIANKTELEKTKNYPMRNYYLNLYDQYLHFAKTKQTRFTPPVQTLYALRQAIIETKQETVQKRYERYTACWEILVKAIKKLGLKMLVKEEHQSHLITAILEPETEKYSFQVLHDFAASHAFTIYPGKLGNLNTFRIANIGDIQPEEMQRFTLKLEEYLREIGV